The following proteins come from a genomic window of Mycolicibacterium rufum:
- a CDS encoding IclR family transcriptional regulator → MTRASAAPGRHLTPDGAVSSGNGAPGSQTLARGLSALQLVASSPTGMTVAQVADGIGVHRTIAYRLLSTLASFRFVAKGEDGRYRSAAALAVLGASFDNNVRTLAVPTLRSLADELGTTVSLLVAEGDQQVAVAVMVPTNVYYQLSFHEGSRYPLDRGAAGIALLASMAPRPGERELVGQARQRGWVITHGEIEPNTFGLAVPVRRRPPSPPTCINLISHREDVVRDGRDAVITAANELSAILS, encoded by the coding sequence ATGACCCGAGCGTCCGCCGCCCCCGGCCGTCACCTCACCCCGGATGGCGCCGTGTCCTCGGGCAATGGCGCTCCCGGATCGCAGACCCTGGCCCGCGGCCTCAGTGCGCTCCAGCTGGTCGCCAGCTCGCCGACCGGCATGACCGTCGCGCAGGTCGCCGACGGCATCGGCGTGCACCGCACCATCGCCTACCGCCTGCTCAGCACCCTGGCCTCGTTCCGGTTCGTCGCCAAGGGTGAGGACGGCCGCTATCGCTCGGCGGCGGCGCTGGCGGTGCTCGGCGCGTCGTTCGACAACAACGTCCGCACACTGGCGGTGCCCACGCTGCGCAGCCTGGCCGATGAACTCGGCACGACGGTCTCGCTGTTGGTGGCCGAAGGCGACCAACAGGTCGCGGTGGCCGTCATGGTCCCGACCAACGTGTACTACCAACTGTCCTTCCACGAAGGCAGTCGCTACCCCCTGGACCGGGGGGCCGCGGGCATCGCGCTGCTGGCCAGCATGGCGCCCCGCCCCGGCGAGCGGGAGCTGGTCGGGCAAGCGCGGCAACGCGGTTGGGTGATCACGCACGGCGAGATCGAGCCGAACACCTTCGGGCTCGCGGTGCCGGTGCGCCGCCGGCCGCCGTCGCCGCCCACGTGCATCAACCTGATCTCGCACCGTGAGGACGTCGTCCGCGACGGGCGCGATGCCGTCATCACGGCAGCCAACGAGTTGTCGGCGATCCTCAGCTGA